TGTACATCAACAAGTCTCGGGTCATCTTGACGGCCTCGATGTGCTGATTCCACTTGGCCAGAAGCTCCTGCAAGAacgcggcgccgccctccgccggaGCTGCCTCGTTCAGAGTCCTCCAGAGGCTCTGAACTTCAGAGGCCATGGCGGTCTACAGTGCGGGGGAAAGAAAGGCGCGACGTCGCTGTCGACGGCTACAAAACAAGGAGCTCCGTCGGTCAATGACGCACCGGAACAGTGCGGGGGAAAGAAAggccgccgtcgctgtcgacggCCGTCCCGAGCGCCAGCAGACAACCGGCGACGCTACAAAACAACGCGCCGACCAACCGCCCCACTGCTGACCCTTTCCACCCCCCAAGGCCCCCTGCCTTccgccggccggcagcggcagcggcagcggccacACCCCCACATGGTATGGCCGCCCGCTTCCTCCTCAacgggctcctcctcctccttgccgccgccgccgcgccgtcctaTAGCCTCACCCAAGGTAGTTTTGTTTGACGTGGTAGCCAAATCCTTTCTCCAATTCTTGTCTTCTTGATTATTTTGGTCGCCAACGCCAATAGTGCCGATGGTTTGTTTGGGTCGATTGAACCATGAATCGGAATTTCGTGCTTAAAGCAGGCTGTTTTTTTTCTCTAACTGACGTGACTTACTGATGTTTTCTTCCAAATTTGGTGACTGTGTTGAGCTTTTCTTCTGATGTGATTGGGGACTTTTTTCTTCTTGACTTTGACACAGCCGATGTTGCAAAGCGATTGAAGGAGGAGCTGTCAGAGAGGAACCGAGAGAATGAGATGCTCAAGTCATGGAATGGGGACCCGTGTTCCCTGTCTACCTGGGAAGGATTCTCTTGCGAACCCAAGGATGGCGCCCGTGTCGTCGTCAAGCTGTGAGTGACACAACTACCTGATGATCAACGTTCACGCACGTGCTTTCAGAACACCAGCTTGCCATGTTTTTATTGCTGTTATGTTCAGATTTGGTTGTCCTGTACTGTGAATTGAGATGTTTTTATCTTGTCAATATGGTACTCGCCTTAGCAAGTGGTATTGAATCAGAAAGAATGTGATGAACTGGTACTTGCGCAGGAACTTTTCTTCCAAGAATTTGCAAGGCCAGATTCCAGCAGCGATTGGGAACTTAACAGACCTAACTGAAATGTATGTTTCACTGTCTGATTTCCGTAACAAATTCATGCTTTGATAGGCATTGGCTTTAATGTCTTATTCTTGTTGGTGCAGTGATCTGCAGGTCAATAATTTCACTGGATCTATTCCGGCATCCTTTTCTGCTCTCAAACACCTGCGCAATCTGTAAGCATAAATTATCTGTTTCTCTATCTTTCTCCTTATAACACAAAGGCTTCAATAAAACTCATGGGTAATTCCAAATTTTGCCATCTGATCTCATATGCTTCTCACATAACATGGATATTTTGTGTGAATGGCGACCTAAAAGATTTGATCAAACAAATGTCATCTAATCTAGGTCAGTGAAGTGCAACCCCTTCCTAAGCAACCAGCTACCTGATGGTTTATCAACTGGGGTGGATTTCAGGTAGCATTTGTTTTGTATCCATTTTCACATTATATTTCTTTTACGTGGGGCAGCAACATAATGTCACTAGCCTTTCTTTATGTTATGCAAAATAAAAAGCCATGGAGCCTGTGCTGCTGAAGTGTACGAAAGCCCACCTGGAGTTGCTAGTCAGAGAGTAATTGTTATCGGCGGTGTTGCCTGTGGATCTTTGGCATGCACTTTTGCTCTTGGATTTCTATTTGTTTGTTTTAACAAACGTGAACGGCGTTCTCCAGAAAAAGACTGCTCATCTACAACAAGTATGTCTCCTGCTGCTACAGTCATATTGTAGTTGGTCTTCCGATTTCTGTGCAGTCTTTATTTGGGGGCATGAAATAGAACTTGCATGCCATGTATAGCCTCTTAGATGTACATGTACAACTACCAGCAGTTATATGATCGAATGCAAAAAAAAGAACAACACTGGCAATAGGGCATGAAACCCATGAAAATAGAATCATTCCATTTTTTATTTCAGTGGGAGGCTAATAAGCAGAAAGCAGGGCAAATATTTCACTGTTTCAGTGTATCCAGTGCTTAAATATTTGATAGGTAAATTCATTTCTTGTTTTAAATTGGTTTGTGCAGATCCCATTTTTCAAGAATGTGGCATCCAAAACACTGAAAACCCTGCGGTGCATCCTTTCTCCCTCAAATCTATCCAGACTGCAACAGGCAACTTCAAAACATTGATAGGAGAGGGTGGGTTTGGAGCAGTTTATCGAGGTACATTACCGCATGGACAAGAAGTTGCAGTAAAAGTCCGATCAAGCTCATCAAAACAGGGAACACGTGAGTTTAACAATGAGGTACAGACCAATTCTACCATATTAGCTTTGTTTTCtccaaaagaaaatcacaccagCATAAAGGAATCTTGTGTGGAAGAGTTTGTTCTGAATCATGGACGTAGCATTTGAGTATTTGATCGCATCACAATGTTGTTTGAGAAGTTTTATTTATCTGTCTGTTGTCATATCTAGCAAAAATTCCATGATAACTCTATTTTATATATGGTCAAATTTTACATCAATGTTCAGTTGTTCCAGATAGTTCAATTTCTATCTTTTCTGTATATATCTATTTAATCATTTCATCAAGCAAAGTTCCTCTGATCTCTGGATCAACCAATTGACACAGTTAAGACTTCTTTCTGCTGTACGGCATGAGAATTTGGTCCCACTTATTGGCTACTGCTGTGAAAAGGATCAACAGATATTggtatatccattcatgtccaATGGCTCACTACAGGATCGCCTCTATGGTACCATGTTCCATGAAACTTTATTTACTTTCACTTGTTATACCCTTATTTATAATCCCCATTTTGTTTTGCAGGTGAGGCATCCAAAAGGAAAGTTCTTGATTGGCCTACCAGGCTATCTGTTTGTATTGGTGCAGCAAGAGGTAAGAAGCACCTTTGTTCTGTGAATACCCACTCTGCTTGTTTCTCTTTGTCCTATAGAGGAATCAAACTAAATATTCTTTTTTGTGCAATTCCTGGAATATCTTGTTGCTTTATGTTGACCTTTGGTCTATAAATATTGAACAGCATGAATGCTTCCTTTTATTTCTACTTCTGCATAACTCATTGCTTGTTTTACTTGTTCAGGGCTGGTATATCTGCACAATTTTGCAGGGCGTTGTATCATACACAGAGATATTAAATCAAGCAACATACTTCTGGATCACAGCATGTGTGGCAAGGTAGCCGATTTCGGGTTTTCTAAGTATGCACCTCAGGAGGGTGACAGCAATCCATCAATGGAAGTGAGAGGAACTGCTGGATATTTGGATCCCGAGTAAGTTTTCTCATGACTTTCATTTTGGCAATAAACATTAGAGGATCAAAGACTAAGTTTGGAGCAGCAGTGATTTACATAGATAGAACAACATATTGTTTGAAAAATAACGTTGAGAAAAATTTAAATGTTTCCATCAACCTGAACATAGCATTTGGGACTAAGTTAATCTGAACAACAATGTTTCGACCCAGTAGATAATGTTCAGTTGCATATTTCCGCTGTCCAACTGAGAATCTGTGACCAACATTATTGCAATATAGCAGATCCTATAATTTCAATAAATGACTTCATTTTAAATCATCCAAAAATTTAACTGCAACTTGAACTCTAGAAATGCATATAATTGTGTAAACGAAGAGTTGTTGCATGTGTAATTTCTTGATTTTTAGACATTGTTAAATGTGGACTAACTAAAATTTCTCTCTTTAAGAATTCGACACCATAGAACAAACCACACATCATATGTCAGTTTCTCAATATTATAGGTCAGTTGAAATTTCGAATCATCATGCATCGAGTCATCCGGAACATATTCATCATGATTTACTGATGCTTCCTTTTCCTTTAGATACTATTCCACTCAGGTGTTATCCACCAGAAGTGATGTCTTCAGTTTTGGAGTAGTCCTGTTAGAAATTGTGACAGGAAGAGAACCTCTTGATGTCAAAAGGCCCCGTGATGAATGGAGCTTAGTTGAGTGGGTATGTTCACATTACACTCTATAGCCATCCATTGTGCATCTCAATCAAATGTACTCAAATGAACAGCTTCTGTTTGGAGGCTTGCAATCCTTTGCCTGCATCCTCTAGTTTTTGTGATTGCTAAAATATTCATCATAGTAGTTCTGACAAAAAAAATGCTATATTTCAGCTACACAACTCCAAAAATAATCTACATTGATCCGACATCATGCAGGCAAAACCTTACATAAGGGAGTACAAGATCGAAGAGATGGTGGATCCTGGCATAAAAGGGCAATATTGTTCAGAGGCCATGTGGAGAGTGCTTGAGGTTGCATTGGTATGCACCGAGCCCTTCTCGACCTTCCGGCCAAGCATGGAGGATGTTCTCAGGGAGCTGGAAGATGCACTGATCATCGAGAACAACGCATCCGAGTACATGAGGTCCATCGAAAGCACCGGGACTCTGGGGTCCAATCGCTATCTGTCAATTGACAGGAAGATTTCTGCATCAGGTTCAGCGCGAATTGACCCGATAAAGGGACATTTGCAAACGATGCCCTCACTTCCTAGGTAACTGGACTATGGATTGTGCTTATGATCCCACAACAGGTGCCATCAGGGATATACCCTTGTTCAGGGCACATCTGAGCTTGGACGCTGAGCCTTGAGCACCTGAGAAGGGCATGGGGGGAATTGTTACCCATGTCTGTAGCCTGTACCCATGTACAGTACCCACCGTGGTGAGAGCACAGATCAGCTATACCTGCACCGGGAAATGTTTCTGAAGCCCAGATAATGGGCTAGTTTTGCCTGTAAGATTTCCATTGATTCAATCACCTAAAAGCTGGTGAACGTATGGGCGCAACTATTCTTTGGACATTGTTTTGAACGACAAACATTGGAATGTGAGATATGTTGACGCAACTCCTCCCAAAAAAGAAGAATATATGTTGACTTACCATCACTTCATTATTGAAGTGTTGCTATATTGCTGAGCAGGCGCCACTGAAACAAATACATATTGAAATCTGTTGTCTGAAGAACTCTTGTAAAATTTAGGAAAGCAAGTGTAGGTCACAAACAAGCTGACCTATGATCATCACATAAAAGCCTTACGACCAAACAAATGCAATCGATGTCTGTCAATTTCAAATGTATCAAAGGATGAAAGGAGAAATTGATAGAAGATTTAGATCACGCAATATTGGATTAATTGTCATCTGAGAAACCAGGGTACAATATATAGGGACCTAATCTAGGCAATCTCAACCACCGTGACTTATAGAAACAGAATCACGTGGGAGATGCCGATCTGATCCTATGCGTGAAACAGAAAGGCACAAGGCAGGCGATAGCCTTGCCGTGCAAGTACAAAAGCTAACCATATTagctaacaccccccccccccccccgcagtctgaacttcGGGTGCACAGATGTTCAGACTGGTCCTGAATTTTGTGAACACTGAGGTAGGaagacccttggtgaagatgtctgcAAACTGGGATGTCGTCGGAACGTGAAGCACACGAACGTCACCAACAGCAACACACTCACGGACGAAGTGGAGATCAATCTCAACATGCTTCGTACGTTGATGCTGAACCggattggtggagagatacacagcACTTACATTGTCACAATAGACAAGTGTGGACCGTGTGAGAGGACAGTGAAGTTCCAGAAGTAGCTGTCGCAGCCAACAAGCCTCAGCAACACCATTTGCAACTGCCCTGTACTCAGCCTCAGCACTGGAACGGGACACCGTAGTCTGGCGCTTGGAGGACCAGGAAACCAGATTGCAGCCCAAGAAAACTGCAAAGCCTGAGGTGGACTTACGGGTGTCCGGGCAACCCGCCCAGTCGGCGTCAGTGTAGACCACAAGCTCGGAAGGCGACGACGGTCGAAGGAGGAGCCCATGATCAAGGGTGCCGCGCAAATAACGCAGAATGCGCTTCACAGCCGATAGGTGAGGCTCACGCGGAGCATGCATGTGAAGGCACACCTGCTGCACAGCATAGGAGATATCTGGCCgcgtgaaggtgaggtactgcaaggcaccaACCAGGCTTCTGTAGTCCGTGGCGTCGGTCACAGGGTTACCATCTGTCGCTGAAAGCTTAGTCTGGGTATCCACTGGTGTGCTGCACGGCTTACACTGAGTCATGTTGGCAGTTCCAGAATGTCCAGGGTGTACTGTCGCTGTGAGAGAAACAATCCACCAGATCGGCGCTGAACAGCAATGCCCAGAAAATGATGAAGCTCACCGAGATCCTTCATCGAGAATTCCTGCTGCAGAGCGGTGATGGTGCGCCGAAGGAGAGCATGAttggaagctgtgagcacaatatcatccACATAGAGAAGCAAGTAGACGGTGTCATGACCATGGCGATAGATGAACAATGACGTGTCCGACTTTGCTTCAACAAAACCAATGGAGAGCAGGAATGTAGAAAAACGGCTGTACCACGCACGAGGTgcctgcttcaatccatagagcGATCTGTTGAGCTTGCAAACATGATCAGGACGAGCTGTGTCAAGGAACCCCGTAGCTGACTGCAGTAGACCGTCTCAGACAAGGTGCCATGCAAGAAGGCGTTCTTCACATCGAGTTGATGAACAGGCCACTGCTGCGACAAAGCTAGGGACAGGACTGTGCGAACGGTGGCGGGCTTAACGACTGGACTGAAAGTCTCATCGTAGTCGACGCCAGGCCGTTGCGTGAATCCTCGAAGAACCCAACGTGCCTTGTAGCGATCAAGGGAGCCGTCAGCATGGTACTTGTGGCGAAAGATCCACTTGCCTATGACAATGTTGGCGCCTGGGGGCCGAGGCACCAAATCCCAGGTGTTGTTGGACATCAGCGCAGAGAATTCCTCTTCCATGGCAGCACGCCAGTTAGGGTCAGCAAGTGCGCTTCTGTATGTCTTGGGGATGGGCGATGGTGTCGTCGAGGCATGGAGGAGGGACGGCTGACGGAAGCCATGTTTTCCGCAGGTCGCCATCGAGTGGTTGTTGACGACGGGGGCGACCGGCACGGCACCCTTGGGAAGGGGAGGGCCAGCCGCAGCACCGCTCGGTCCGGGCGCTGGGCCAGCCGCAGCACCGCTCGGTCCGGGCGCTGGGCCAGCCGCAGCACTGCTCGGGCTGGGCGCAGAGCCAGTCGCAGTGGGCGGACGCGGGCGCCGTGTGTACACGTGCGGTAGCGGGGGACCAGCGCACGGGGTGCTGGCGTCGCCGAGTCGGAggaggccgcgcgtggcgcgggcgTCGCCGAGTCggagggggccgcgcgtggcgcgggcgTCGCCGAGTCggagggggccgcgcgtggggcGGGCGTCGCCGAGTCggagggggccgcgcgtggcgcgggcgtcgccgagtcggaggaggccgcgcgtggcgcgggcatcgccggggccgcgcgtggcgcgatgACGAGCGGGTGGAGGACCGGTGTAGGAcgtgccgcgcgtggcgcgagcgATGGCAAGCCTGGAGTGCCGCCGTCACAACCTGCATGGGAAGAAGGAGGACCAATGGGGGGAACACTGGTCGTATGGTCAGTAGACAGGAGCTTAAGGTCAGTGGTCGATGGTGGTGTCTTGGAACGGGGAAAGGAAGCCTCATCAAAGACAACGTGTCTAGAGATGATAATCCGGTTCGACGACAGATCAAGACACCGGTACCCCTTGTGATCGGAGGAATAGCCAAGAAAGATGCAAAGGGTGGACCGAGGCGAGAGCTTGTGCGGCGCTGTGGCGGACAGGTTAGGGTAGCAAGCACAACCGAACACACGGAGATGCGCGTAGGATGGGTGGGATCCGTACAGGTGGAAGAAGGGCGTCCCGAAGTCGAGCGTCTTGGTGGGGAGGCGGTTCAACAGGTAAGTTGCCGTGTGAAGGCCTTCGACCCAGTAAGAGGCAGAGAGGGACGCCTGAAACTGCATGGAGCGCACGATGTTGTTAATGGAACGAATCATACGCTCAGCTTTACCATTTTGGGAGGAGGTGTACGGGCAAGACATCCGTAGCTGCACGCCATTGGTAAGGAAGAAGGACCGGGAAGAAGAATTATCAAATTCTCGGCCGTTATCACATTGAACACTCTTGATGGGACATCCGAACTGGGTTCGCACATATGTAAAGAAATTGGTTAGTGCAGCAAACGTCTCAGACTTCAGACGAAGTGGAAACGTCCATAAGTAATGAGAACAATCATCAAGAATGACAAGATAATACTTGTAACCGGACACACTTGACACAGGAGATGTCCAAAGATCACAatgaatcaaatcaaaattcTTGAGTGCACGAGAGTTTGAATTGTGAAAAGGCAAACGGATGTGACGACCAAGCTGGCATGCATGACATAAGGTGTCGATTGTGCTTTTATTACAGGAGATGGCTGTAGTACTAATGAGCTTGGACAGTGCCTCAGAGCCGGGGTGGCCAAGGCGGCGATGCCAAGTGTCGACTGGTGTGGCGGTGGCAGCAACAAGGGCGCGCTGTGAGGAAGATGACGCCGGGAGGGACAACGAGTAGAGCGGGCCAGCGCTATTGCACCTGGTGATCACGTTCCTGGTgcgaagatccttcacagagAGGCCAAACGGGTCAAACTCAATGGAACAATGGTTATCAGTGGTAAACTGGCGAACAGATAGAAGGTTCTTAATAATATCAGGAGCAACAAGAATATTATTAAGATAAAAGGGGCCAGGTAAGACTGAATGACCAGAAGCTGTAACAGGGAGAGTGGAACCATTGCCAATGATAATGGAGGAAGGATAAGCGGAACGTGGCGGGCGAAACAGCGAGACGTTACCGATGTCGGGCGTCATGTGAGCGGATGCGCCGGAGTCGACGACCCACTCGGtggtgttgggggggggggggttcagaGTCATCGTGCTGAAGTTGTTGGCAAGATGCTGCTGATCCCACCCGCCTGACCAAGGAGTCCATGGCGAGGATAGAGGCGGCGCAGGTGGCTGCACCGGAGGCTACTGCTGGTAGTACGCCTGTTGCCACTGTGGTGACGGAGGACgcggcgcctgctgctgctggacgtAGGCGGCGAGCATGGCCTGCTGATAGGCCTGCGCTTGCTGGAAGGCCTGGGCCGTCTGCGGGTTCCCGGCGCGCGGGTTCGGCGCATTCTGGTGAGATGGAGGGCGCTGCTGTCCTTGCTGATGGCCGGTGTCACCCCCCTGGTTAGGCCACGTGGTGATCTTGCCCGTCCAGGGGTTGTAGAGGGACGGCCACGGGCTGTTGCCCTTGTTCCGACGTCGGCGGCGGTTGGAGTTGCCGGAGGACGCCGTGGTGGAGGGTCGTGGCTGTGGCCCGCTGCCGGTAGGAGTGGTCGCAGGGCCACCAGTGCTGGGAGCAGGCGGCGTTGGCGTACCGGAGCTCTTCGGGGCGTTGGCGAGGAGAGCACTCGGAGAAGACGATGCAGGAGTGCCGGTGATGAGTTCCTCGAGGAGTAGCTCATTGCGGACCTCGTCGAACGAAGGGAACGGGCCACGGCGAAAGTGAATCCGCATGTGACCGAACTTGTCGTTGAGGCCGCGCAGAACATTGAGGACAAGGGTGCGATCGTTGATGACCTCGCCGAGGTCCCGGAGCTTGGCCGCCATGGACTTCATCTGGCGGCAGTAGTCGCTGACAGACAGCTCACCCTGAGAGAAGGCGCGGAACTCGGCGTCAAGGCGCAGCGCGCGAGTTTCGCTGTTGCCCAAGAACTGCGCCTCGATGCCAAGCCACGCCTGGCGAGCAGTGCCGCCGCGGACGCGGACGGAGTCCATGATCTCCGTGGTGACCGCACCGTAGATCTAGGAGAGCACGACGGCGTCCATGCGCCTCCATGCCGAAACACCAGGGTGGGCGGCATCGGAGAGGATGTGGCTGGAGAGAGCGTAGCGATCCAGGGTGAGGAGAACGAGATCACGCCACCGATCATAGTGATTGGACAGCGGATCAAGGACGACGGACACAAGAGTCCGGATGTTctccacgccggcggcctgggcaTGGAGATTGGCGATGACAGCGGcttcgaaggcggcggcggcgtccgctgGTGGGTCGTCGTCATCCTCCTTGGGTGGATCGGCCCGTCTGCGGGCCTCTTCAGCCTGATGGGCgagatcggcggcggcgcgccgctccttctcgagggcggcggcggcggcgcgcacgcgttctgcggcggcagcagcggcctgGGCAGCGGCGTCGGCTTCGGCGGCAAGggccttgcgcttctcctcctggTCGGCGGCGAGCTTCTTAGCTTCAGCAGCCGCGTGCTCCTGCTGCTCGGCAGTGAGTGCGCTGTCGTCAGAGGGAGGTGGCTGAGGCGCCATGGGCACGACGGGGAGCGGCGCAGCTACGTCGGCGGCTGGGGTGCGGAAGCGAGAGGTCACGGATCGTGACGGTCTCTTGATACCATGATAGAAGATTTAGATCATGCAATATTGGATTAATTGTCATATGAGAAACCAGGGTACAATATATAGGGACCTAATCTAGGCAATCTCAACCACCGTGACTTATAGAAACAGAATCACGTGGGAGATGCCGATCTGATCCTATGCGTGAAACAGAAAGGCACAAGGCAGGCGATAGCCTTGCCGTGCAAGTACAAAAGCTAACCATATTAGCTAACAGAAATACTGATAGTTTTTAGGAGGCAAAAGAAGAAAAGTCGAAAAACCGAAAAGTAACCCGCCAGCTGACGCATCTTGCATTGTAGCATACACCAAACCTAGGTCTTACTCAGCAGGTAGAAACTCTAAACCGCCGAAAAGATCATGGGTTTTGTTCAACAAcaaccaaaaaaaaacagatcaTGGGCATACAGATTTCACAAGTAGGCCTTCTGGGTTTGTCAACAGAGAGAGTTTTCAAGTTTAGTTCATGTATGGTTCTTATATGGGCGCTCTACTACACGCTTGTTCCGTTATCCCACATAGTACATGTAACGAAAAGCAAGAGTAACTTGCCGTAAAGTTTTATCAGAAAacctcaaagaaaaaaaaatgtaaaagcTTCATCATAGGCTTCTGAACAAGAAGCTCATGATCTGTCACATAAAACTTGATGAGCCACCGGAGGCTGCAGTGCCCGATGTGAAGGCAATTGTCTATCACATCTTTATTGTTCACTGGCGTCATATGTTCTTGATAAGTATCGAGATCGAATATTTAGGCAATAGACATGCACAAAACTATAGATGAAATTGAAAACTTAGCTGTATATTCTTCCTCCATTCGTAACGTGAAATGAGGTAGGAAGTATCTGGAAATACTAGACTAAGGTACATGATTTGTTGAATAAAACCAGTCTCAGACTGAAGTATATTCTTCCTACATTCGTAACCGTGTGGTCGTGTGGACTGGAAAGGAATCGCAGATCAGCAGGCGCGCTCAAACGCAACGTGAAAGGTCAAGGCGGGTCGGCTCCCTAGGCTGGATGAGGAGGGAGGTGAGAACGGAGGAGAGACAGAGGAGGCGAGGGAGTTATTTAAGGCTTTTGGATGCAGCCCTGCCAGGCAGCATGCCGCCCAGGCAACGATCCTGACCCCAGACCACCAAAATCGGACGCTTGGGCTCGCTGCCTGGGCCAGGCAGCTTTGTCAGGGCACCAAGCAAACAAGCGATGCACGGGGCAGCGGACCTGGCAGCGATGCACGCACGCAGAGGCAGAGTGAGAGCAGGTACAATAAACCATGTCAGCTTGGCTTATAGCTAAGACAGCTCCAAAATTCTAGGTGgatgaaagagaaaaaagagagacaaCGATCTTGGCGTCGCATTTTGCGCCGAGCTCCAGTGCGAGAAACAATGCGGCCGAGCCGATTAAGCGCCGAACTCGTCGATTACGGAGGCGGTTTGTGGGCCCCTTTCCTTTTTTCGATCTCGTGCGCCTCGCCTGAGTTTTCTCCCTCCCACTGCGATTTTCCTTGAGCGTGCTCTCTCCCAGAGAAGAGGCTAGGTCTCGGGGACGGCGTGGGAGGGGGAAATGTTTGTGGGCGACGGGTCCATGGGGTGGCCGGTGCGACCCCCCGCCAATGGATGTTGTGTGCCCACCAATTCCATCCGACAGCCAGCTTCTGGATTTCCACCGTAGAGCCAGAGGCTCCATTGGCTGGCGGCATCGGTTAGAGCGGGGAGGAGCCTAAGGTCCCCCGCAATGGGCGAGTTACGACGATTGATCAAACTATTTTTTGCTCTGTTTTAAGTTTGAAGTGAAAACGAAGT
This window of the Panicum virgatum strain AP13 chromosome 1K, P.virgatum_v5, whole genome shotgun sequence genome carries:
- the LOC120642588 gene encoding nodulation receptor kinase-like, with the protein product MAARFLLNGLLLLLAAAAAPSYSLTQADVAKRLKEELSERNRENEMLKSWNGDPCSLSTWEGFSCEPKDGARVVVKLNFSSKNLQGQIPAAIGNLTDLTEIDLQVNNFTGSIPASFSALKHLRNLSVKCNPFLSNQLPDGLSTGVDFSHGACAAEVYESPPGVASQRVIVIGGVACGSLACTFALGFLFVCFNKRERRSPEKDCSSTTNPIFQECGIQNTENPAVHPFSLKSIQTATGNFKTLIGEGGFGAVYRGTLPHGQEVAVKVRSSSSKQGTREFNNELRLLSAVRHENLVPLIGYCCEKDQQILVYPFMSNGSLQDRLYGEASKRKVLDWPTRLSVCIGAARGLVYLHNFAGRCIIHRDIKSSNILLDHSMCGKVADFGFSKYAPQEGDSNPSMEVRGTAGYLDPEYYSTQVLSTRSDVFSFGVVLLEIVTGREPLDVKRPRDEWSLVEWAKPYIREYKIEEMVDPGIKGQYCSEAMWRVLEVALVCTEPFSTFRPSMEDVLRELEDALIIENNASEYMRSIESTGTLGSNRYLSIDRKISASGSARIDPIKGHLQTMPSLPR